The Candidatus Equadaptatus faecalis genome includes the window CAGACCGAGAATTCCGAAGCCGACAAGTACCCAGAAGGAAAGCATATAAGGAAGCGGTATTGCGTTGCCTGCCCCGTACGGTGTGAGCAGCGCCGGATCAGTTTTGTAAAGAGTGTCCATAATCTTCGCAACGCCGCCGCCTGCCTTGGAAACAGCAAAAAGCACTGCAAAAGATGCAATCAGCATCATAAAGCCCTGAATGAGGTCAGTCAGAACAACTGCGCGGAAACCGCCTACGGTTGTGTAAAGAATTACCGTTATGCCGAAAATGATAAGCCCAGTGCGGTAGGAATAACCTGTTATTGACTCAAAAAGACGCGCTCCGCCGATAAACTGGGCAAGCATTGACGCCATAAAGAATACGAGCAGAGCCGCGGAAGAAAGAATAACGACTGCGTCGCTGTTGTATCTTGCGCGGAGAAAATCGGTAATCGTGACGGCGTTTGTACGGCGGGAAATGATTGCGAAGCGTTTGCCGAGAACACCGAGCGTCAGAAATGCCGTAGGAACCTGTATCATTGAAAGAAGTATCCAGCCAAGTCCCACGTTGTAGGCTACTCCGGGACCGCCTATAAACGAACTCGCGCTTGTGTAGGCGGTGATAATCGACATTGCGAGCACAAGCCCGCCCATTGAGCGTCCGCCTATGAAATATTCCTTCATAAAGCTGTCGGCGTCGCCTGATTTTTCAGATTTGCGGCTGCCCCATACGGCAATTCCCAAAACAAGCAGGAGATAGCAGACAAGAGGGAAAAATATGTTATTCATCTGATTTGTCCTCCCCGTCAAAAGGCACGTCCGTAAAGAAAAAT containing:
- the panF gene encoding sodium/pantothenate symporter, with the protein product MNNIFFPLVCYLLLVLGIAVWGSRKSEKSGDADSFMKEYFIGGRSMGGLVLAMSIITAYTSASSFIGGPGVAYNVGLGWILLSMIQVPTAFLTLGVLGKRFAIISRRTNAVTITDFLRARYNSDAVVILSSAALLVFFMASMLAQFIGGARLFESITGYSYRTGLIIFGITVILYTTVGGFRAVVLTDLIQGFMMLIASFAVLFAVSKAGGGVAKIMDTLYKTDPALLTPYGAGNAIPLPYMLSFWVLVGFGILGLPQTTQKCLGFKDSRSLHRAMVIGTLAVGFPMLAMHLAGAMGRAVMPGIEIGDLAISTLTIKLMPPFWAGIFIAGPLAAIMSTIDSMLIMCSAAIVKDLYFHYAAKNDASRVTPASLRRMSFSVTAFIGIIVFFAAMQPPALLVWINLFAFGGLEAVFFCPILFGLYWRKANASGAVLSMLTGCAAFFFFTITKVSVCGTTAIVPSLSVSVIAFVLGSLFAKAEDETLLKNFDF